The genomic interval CTGGGCAGGATGTGGGTTACCACGCTCACGTCCGGTCCAAGGAGGCCTTCATGACTCACGCTAACGCACCTTTGACGCCTGAGGGACGTCGTCGTCTGGCCCGCCTGGTGGTGGAGGAGGGCTGGTCGATGCGTCGGGCGGCTGAGCGTTTCCAGGTCTCACCGGCCACGGTCAGCCGGTGGGTGGGGCGCTACCGGGCCGGCCAGACAATGAACGACCGTTCCTGCCGTCCCCACCACACTCCCACCCGTCTGCCGGCTCGCACTGAGCGGCGCATCATCGCTGTGAGGCTCAACCGCCGGTGGGGGCCGCACAGGACCGCCTTCCACCTGCGCCTGGCGCGCTCGACGGTGGGGCGGGTCCTGACCCGTTACCGTATGCCCCGCCTGGCCGAGGTGGACCAGGCCACGGGGCTGGTGCTTCGACGCCGGACCCCGGTGCGCTACGAGAAGGAGCACCCGGGCGAGCTGGTCCACGTCGACGTTAAGAGGCTCGGCCGAATCCCCGCCGGTGGGGGCTGGAGCGCCCACCGGCGCGGATCGGCTGCCGCCCTGGCCGCCGACCGCGCCAAGACCAAGTCCCACCGCAAGGGACAGACCGCCGGCGGGTAGCGGCACCTGCACCACGCCATCGACGACCACTCACGCCTGGTCTGCTCCGAGATCCTCGAAGACGAGACCAAGGAAAGCGCCGCCGCGTTCTGGCGGCGCGCGACCGCGCGCTTCGCCTCCGTCGGCGTGCGCGTGCAGGCTGTGATGACCGACAACGGCGCCTGCTACCGCTCCCGGGCCTTCGCCCGGGCCCTGGGCGAGGACGTCACCCACAAGCGCACCCGCCCCTACCGGCCCCAGACCAACGGCAAGGTCGAGCGCTTCAACCGCACCCTGATGAGCGAATGGGCCTACGCCCGCTCCTTAACCAGCCAGACCCAGCGCGAGACCGCCTACCAGGACTGGCAGCACTCCTACAATCACCACCGACCCCACACCGCCCTCGACGGCCTCACCCCCGCCAGCCGCGTCCACAACCTCACAGGGAACTACACCAGGCCACCGCCACTTGACACACCACATAGGGACACCCCGCACCCGCGTTCACGCTACACAGCAGCACGTCATCTCTCGAACCTGATGAAAGAGCCCGGAGCACTGCGGAGGCGCTGCTATATTTCCCTTGTGCCGACACGCGTGACCCTCAGTGACGTGGCTGATGCAGTCGGAGTCTCGTCTCAGACCGTCTCCCGCGTGCTCAACAACCACCCGTCGGTCCGCCCTGAGACACGTCAGAAGGTGCTGGCCGCCGTCCAGGCGCTGGGGTACGAGCCGAATCTTGCGGCCCGTTTGCTGGCATCGGGATCCTCGGGGGCCGTCGGGATCCTTTTGACTGCGGGGCTCTCCCACGGCATGGCCTCCACCTTCTCCGCAATCGCCAGGGCTGTTCGCGAGCGAGGAGACACATTCGTTCTCGCCACCGCTGACGATGGAGCACCAGAATCGGTAAGGGAGGCCCTGGCCCATCTGCGCGGCCACCGCGTTGCCACCACTGTCGTCCTCGCTCAGCGCGCCGACGTCCTTGCCATCCTGTCGTCTCAACGCCACCGGGGCCCGGTCGTTGTCATCATCTCGGGGCAGCACGAGTTCTCCACACTGTCAACCGTTTCCATCAACCAGGCGATGGGAGCCCGGCTGGCAACGGAGCACCTTCTCGCCCAGGGACGCGTACGGCCACTGCACGTCACCGGTGACCTGTCCTGGCAGGACGCCTCCGAGCGGCTTGCCTCCTACCAGTCGGTCTGTGCTGAGGCCGGGGTTCCCGGCCGCTGGGTGGGAACGGACTCCTGGACAGGGGAAGCCGGCGCCAGAGTTGCTCGACGTTTGCTCGAAAGCGGCCTGCCCGACGCCATCTTCGCCGGCAACGACGACATCGCCCTGGGCATGTGTCACGAACTGCTCACCGCCGGCGTCCGGATCCCCGACGACGTCGCCGTCATCGGCTTCGACGACATCCCCCTGGCACGTTGGACAACTCCTTCCCTGTCCAGCATCACGCAGGACTTCGACGCCCTGGGGCGGGCCTCACTGAACCTGTCCGACGAACTCGTCGGCGGCGGCCCTCCCCGCAGCATCTCCCTGGAACCACGACTTGCCGTCAGGGCATCAACAGCGGGCGCCTAGAGCCACGCCTACCTCTCGCGATCACGTCCCGGATCAATGGAGCCTGGGCGCCAGTCGGGCTGCCCGCACGCACCGCCGCCCCGCACGGCACACGCCTCAGTAGCCACTGGCGAGAAGAGGGGGCGGACGAAACCCTGGATGTCAGCGCTCACTCACCTCACACTCGCCACGAGCACCCCCCTTCTCTTCAGTCGATCACAAGCGCCCACAGTTCCCCACTATTTCGCTTGATTTCAGGCAATTCTGCAAACTACAGGGCTTGACACCTTCCTGCGGCTCCCATAATGTGAGCGCCATCATTCACCAGCTCCGGTGACACAGCCGGATCCCAGCGGCGGCAGCAATGAGGCAGCCCCGCTCGCTCAGAGAAGAGAGAAGACCATGACCCCAGCATCACTCTCCCGCCGTACCCTCATCTCAGCGTCGCTTCTGAGCGGAGCAGGGGCGGTACTGCTGTCATCGTGCTCATCCGCCAAGGGTAAGAACGAGCAAGCACCGACCCAGATGTTCACCTGGGTATCCAGCGAGTCGGACCGCGCCCAGTGGCAGGCCTTCGTCGACGCCGTCAGGGAGACAGATCCCAGCTTCAACCTCGACTTCTCCGGCCCGAGCTACAACGACTACTACACGAAGGCCAAGACTCGGATGACCGCGTCCGACGCCCCGGGGATCCTGACCACGCAGGCCGCACGCACCAAAGAGCTCGTCGGCATCATGGCGCCGCTGGACGACCTCATCAAGAAGCACGGAGTCGACACCTCGGTGTTCAACTCGGCCATGATCAAGGGCATGACGGTCGACGGCAAGATCTACGCGCTGCCCTATGACGCAGAGCCCTGCGTCATGTTCTACAACCGTCAGTCCTTCACCGCAGCAGGCTTGACGGAGCCGACAACCGGGTACACCTACGAGCAGTTCCTGTCAGATATGAAGGCTCTGACCGCTGACGGCAAGGTCGGTATAGCCGTCAAGCCGAACCTCATGGACAACGCCCCCGGAGCCTTCGCCTACGCCAACGGCGCCACAGCTCTCGACGACAAGGGCAAGCTCTCCCTCACCTCCAGTACGTTCGTCTCATCCATCCAGAAGGCCTTCGACCTCGCCTCAGTGAACGGTTACGCCAAGGCCCCCTCCGCCTCCGATGGCGACGAGGTCGCCCAAGGCGCCTTCACCTCCGGCCAGGCCGCCTCAATCATCGATGGCCCTTGGATGTACGCGACCTTCGCCGAACAACTCGGCGAGAACCTCGGAGTATGCGTGATCCCCAGCGACTCCGGGCAGGCCATTGGCGTCATCCAGGGTTCGGGGTTCGGTATCGGGAAGAACTGCCCGGACAAGGACGCCGCGTTCAAGAACATCATGAAACTGGTCAGTCCCGATGTCATCGGCAAGGTGGCACGCACGCGCGGCACAGTTCCGTCGATCATCTCCCAGATCGATGGGTGGGCTGAGGGCAAGCCGGCGGGCAACGTTGATGCGATCAAGTTCCTCCTGGATCGCGGCACCGCCCTGGTCACACCGACGAACTGGAACCAGATCGTGACCTCATTCACCCAATACTGCCCCGAAGGCTACCGAGGCTCGCGCACTGCTGCGGACATCCTCAAGGATCTGCAAGAAAGCGCTGGCTGATGGGAGCAGCAACCATCACGGAAAGTCACAGGGGTCACGGAGGGCTCGGGAGCAGGCTACGCATCTTCGCGTACCTGGCGCCAGGAATGACCGGATTCCTCATTTTCATTGTCATACCCCTGGTCGCTTCACTGACGATCTCATTGTTCTCATGGCCGCTTCTGGGGACGTCAGAGTTCGTCGGCATCGACAACTACCGACGGATGTTCTCCGGCGAGGATCCAGCCTTCTACACGATCCTCAGGAATACGGTAGTATTCGCACTCCTGTATACGGCGGCCAACCTCATCATCTCCACCGGGATCTCCTACTGGCTGCAGCACCTGCCCAACAGGTTCTCCCGCATCCTGCGTATCATCTTCTTCATCCCCGTCGTCACCCCGATGGCCGGAAATGCACTGATCTGGCGCCTTCTCCTCAATGACGACGGAGTCGTCAACTCCGCACTCAGCAGCATAGGAGCGCCGTCTCTTCCCTGGCTCAACAACCCGAAACTGGCTATGGGCTCCATGGTCATTATGAGCCTATGGCAGGGACTCGGGTACAATATCGTCGTCCTCACCGCCGGCCTCAACGGGATCAACCCATCAGTTCTGGAGGCCAGCGAGCTCGATGGCGCAACTGGACTGAGACGATTCTTCCAGGTCGTCTTCCCCATCTTGTCGCCGACCTTCTTCTTCTGCACCGTCATGACGGTCATCGGGGCGTTCAAGGTATTCGCTCAGCCGTTCTTCCTTACCAAAGGCGGGCCCGGAGAGTCCACGAACACTATTGTACTCGCCCTGTACCGCAATGGATTCTCCTTCGACAAGCTCGGCTACGCCTCCGCCCTGGCATGGGTACTATTCGTCATCGTCATGCTGCTGACAGCCCTTCAGTTCAGTCAGCAGAAAAGGTGGGTGAATTATGACTCTTGAGCACCGCTCCAATATCAGCAAAATTATTTCCTACTCCCTCCTCACACTGATCGCAGTCGCGTTTCTCTTCCCCTTCGCCTGGATGCTGGCATCCTCCCTCAAGCCCACATCCGAGGTATTCTCCTCGGGAGCGTCGTTCACCGGCTCACGCCTCGCGTGGGACAACTACACCGAGGCGACTCGCCAGACTCCCTTGGGACGCATCATCCTGAACTCGATCCTCGTCTCGACGTGCGGCGCCCTCCTGACCATGACGGTCTCACTGCTGAGCGCATACGCCTTCACCAGACTCCGATTCCGGTTCCGAGACCACCTGTTCATTCTCTTTCTGGGAACCCTGGTGCTTCCACAGGAGGTGCTTGTCATCCCCCTGTACATCGGATTCCAACACCTTGGACTGGTCAACAGCTACACAGCCCTCATCCTTCCGTTCGCCTTCGGCGCCTTCGGGGCGTTCCTCATCCGACAGTTCATTCTGAGCCTGCCTCTGGAGTTCGAAGAGGCGGCGAGAATCGACGGAGCCGGCGATCTCAAGATCCTTTGGCACATCCTCATTCCGCTGCTCAAGGCCCCGGTGCTCGTCGTCGGCGTCTTCTCCTTCATCGACTACTGGTCCGCGTTCCTGTGGCCACTTATCGTCGTCAATGACGCTGACCTGGCTACGATCCCGCTAGGACTTCAAATGTTCTCGGGTGAAAGGGGAACCGACTGGGGCCCCATGATGGCCGCCGTATCCATGTCGGTCATACCGTCCTTCTTCATTGTCGCCTTCCTGCAAAGCCAGTTGGAGAAGGGTGTTACCCTCGGAGCCTTCGGAGGTCGCTGAGCCATGACTCGCCCCACTGTTTCACAGCACCGGGACCGCCTAGGAACTCATCAGCCGACGTGGTTGGATGACACACCTCTTGGCATATTCATTCACTGGGGAGCGTACTCAGTACCCAGTTGGGCCGAACCGCACGGGGAGCTTGGCACGGAACCCGATGAGAAAACGTGGTTCACTCACAACTCCTACGCGGAGTGGTATTTCAACACGATACGCATCCCAGGCAGTCCGGCCTCCAGACACCATCAGGAGACCTACGGGTCCTTGCCATATGATCTCTTCCTGGACATGTGGCACGCAGAGCGCTTCGATCCCGATGACTGGGCCGTACTATTCAAGAAGGCGGGGGCAGGGCTCGTCGTCCCGACGACCAAGCACCACGACGGCATCACCCTGTGGAACGCCCCTGGAACCTACGGACGGAACACGGTTCATCGCGGTCCTCGGCGGGACCTCGTCGAGGCGATCTCACGAGCAACGCGCCAAGCGGGAATGCGTTTCGGGGTGTACTACTCGGGCGGAGTGGACTGGCACTATCGACCTTTTCCCGTCATCCTGAGTCAAGAGGACCTTGAACGTCTCGCCAGGACCGTTGATCCCGAGTACGGGCGTTACATCTTCACCCACTGCCTTGACCTGTTCACACGATATCGTCCTGATGTCTTCTGGAATGATATCGAATGGCCTGACTGCGCGAAGAACTTCGGTTCCTACGGTCTAGGAACGCTGCTTGAACGCTATTACGAACTGTGTCCAGAAGGTGTTGTCAACGATCGCTTCGGCGGGTTCCACTCCGATTACGAGACCAGCGAGTATCAGGCGATGCGCGCTTCAGAGGCCTCGGACCGATGGGAGAACTGTCGCGGAATAGGACTGTCCTTCGGCTACAACCGGTTGGAGGGTGATGAGCAGTACCTCAGCGGGCCCGCTGCGGCTCATCATCTGGTTGATGTGGTCTCCCGTGGGGGCCGCCTGCTGCTCAACGTCGGCCCACGCGCAGACGGAACTATTCCCGGCCCACAGCGCGCCTGCTTGGAAGGGCTAGGTGCGTGGATGCACGCCGCGAGGCCTGAGTTGTCACGCCCCTCCCCCGAGCTGATGGAACGGACGTGCTCGCTCCCAGGGGCTCGACTCGTGTCTCACGGGGACCACGCTGTGCTCTTCGCACTGGACGACGTCGAGGTTCCACTCGACCGCCTGCCCCAGGAGTTCGACTGGAATTCTTCGAGGGCTGGTGACGAGGAGACACGGGTGAGTTGTGACTGGAATCTTCTCTCAGTCTCCCCAACTCGGTTGGGACCCGGGATCGTTCGGGCCGAGCGTCATTACTGAGCCACAGTCTTCTCTCCGCCCACTTGGTACGAAGTGGGCGGAGAAAAACAGGCTCTTCCCATTTATGGGGCTATTCACAATTCACGGTGTAGTTGGGATCTGAAGCCTCCCGTTTCCAGGAGCGATCTGGCGATGCAGTGAGTGAGGTTGCGGAAGCCGAGGGCTGATCCGCGTAGGTGTTCCAGGCATCCGTTGATTGCCTCGGTGGGGCCGTTGCTGGTGCGGGGGTGCTCGAAGTAGGCCAGGGTGTCGGTACTCCGCTTGGTCAGGGTCCTGGCCAGGGCCGTGATCTGCCTCAGCACGTCTGGGATGGCCTGCTTTAGAGAGTCGAAGAGTCGTTGCATCGGGTGCTTTCCAGGCCCGGGTCCTCGGCCCGGTAGGCCTGGATCAGGCGCTGGTAGACGCCCCAGGAGGCTTTGACCTGACTTTTGACACTGTTAGTGACCCGTTTTGTTGGTGAGGCTGGCCAGGATGTTGGCGGCTTGGCCTTGGGGTTGGCTGGTGGCTGTGAGCTCGTGTCCGTTGATGTTGATGGTGACGTCGATGACGGGTCGTAGGGCTTGCACGATCTTCTTGATGGAGACACCGGTCGCGGCCTGGAGGTGGCGGGCTACGGCTAGGGCGGCGGTGACCACGGTCAGGTGGGCCTCGATGGCTTGGCGGGTGTGGTGGAAGACCGGGCGGGCGCGTAGGTCGTGTTTGGACATGCGGAAGGACTGTTCCACCTTCCACAGATTGTGGTAGTCGGCCACGATCTCGCTGGCGCTCATAGTGCGGGCGGGGATGTTGGTGACATAGCCCTTTAGCCCTTCTAGACGCCGCGCTCTGGCCAGGGCCTTTTCATCCAGGCCTCTTCCTGAGGAGCTGGTGGTGACAAACCTGGCTGAGCGCATGGCTTTTTCCCCGGCAACGATGGCTCTGGCCCGGTTTTCCTGGAGGGTAAGGGTCTTGCTGTCCCTGGCGGCGCGTTTACGCGAGTAGACCCAGATCGCCCGCCACGAGCCCGGGTGTGTCTGTGGGTGCCAGACCGGTTCGTCCTTGAGGTGCTGATTGCGTTCTTGTTTACCACCGTGGCGTGGGGTGATTGTGTCAATGGTCTGCCCGTCGGTGAAGCAGTCCCCGTGCCAGAAGAAGTGCGCTTGGAGGTCCAGGGGTGCCTTGGTCTGTCTGGCCCCGACAATGAAGCCGTAGCCGGCTTGGTCAAGCGCCTGCAAGTTAGCGCTGGAGAGCATCCCGGCATCAGCTACGACTACTAGGTGCTCCGCCCCGGCGCGTTGCTTGAAGGCCTCGATGGTAGGGATGAGGGTGTGGGTCTCGGCTTTGTTGCCTTCCCAGCAGGAGACCTCCAACGGGAAACCGTTACGGTCTGCTAGCAGGCCGACCAGGATCTGGGGATCCACGCGGCGTTCTTTGGAGTAGCCGACCTTGCGCAGCGCGTCTTCTTTCTCTGCTTCGAAGTACAAGGTAGTCACGTCGTACAACACCAAGGACACATCCCCACAGGCCAGGCAATGCTCCAAGGCCGCACGAGCCAGAGCAGAGCGGTAATCACGCTCCACGCAACGGGTCAGGGCACGAAAGTGGGTGCGTGAGTCAAAGGACTCCAGCCCCAAGCTGGTCAACATCGCTGCTATAGCGCTCTTGCTAGTGGGTTCGATCAGCCGGGCCAGGACAATCTGCTTGAAGGCCTCATCGTCCACCGCTTGGTCAAAGCCAAGATCCTGCCAAGCATCGCAAAGGACTTGCCACAACAAGCCGCTGCGGTGGGAAACCAGGTGCGCTGCGCCAATGGCCGTCTGCTGGTAGTCCCCATGCACGCCCGGCCTGGAGCCTGCCGACCCCGACGGGAGGTCCAGGTCCAGCTGGAGCTGGCCGGGATGGAGCTTTTCTTGCGCGACCTGGACCAAGGCAGCAAGCTCGCCAGGGGTATGAGCAGAACCGATGTGCTCAACAACCTTGTTACGTCGGCCTTCCTTGACCGCGATCTGCACGGCCGTGGCCCCCGAGGCGGTACGCACTTGACGGATGAACGGGCTCACAAACCCCATCATAACCAGCCTCCTTAGTGACCCAACCCGCCCCCTGCAGCCGCACAAAATCAACGAAAACCCAACCAAAACCACCCAGCCCCACACCAAGTGTCAAAAGTCAGGGGTCCTCGGCCCGGTAGGCCTGGATCAGGCGCTGGTAGACGCCCCAGGAGGCTTTGACTGGAGCGTGGCGCTCATCAGCGAGAAGAGACTCGAGACGCCTGGTCTGGGCATCGGTGAGCAGGCCGGCGCCGGTGCGTAGGGTGCGCCTGGCCCGGTAGCGCGGGTCGCCCCTGTGGCCCCGCACCTAGTGCTCTGCCTCCGGATGCGGCGGCGGCGCTGGTCGAGGTTGCTGGCAACCAGGGAGACAACGTGGAAGGGGCCCGTGACCGTGCAAGCCTGTGGGAGCTCCTCGCCAGTGGCGCTCTTGAACCCGGTGACCCCGTCCATGGCCACCACCTGACCTGACTTTTGACACTGTTAGTGACCCGTTTTGTTGGTGAGGCTGGCCAGGATGTTGGCGGCTTGGCCTTGGGGTTGGCTGGTGGCTGTGAGCTCGTGTCCGTTGATGTTGATGGTGACGTCGATGACGGGTCGTAGGGCTTGCACGATCTTCTTGATGGAGACACCGGTCGCGGCCTGGAGGTGGCGGGCTACGGCTAGGGCGGCGGTGACCACGGTCAGGTGGGCCTCGATGGCTTGGCGGGTGTGGTGGAAGACCGGGCGGGCGCGTAGGTCGTGTTTGGACATGCGGAAGGACTGTTCCACCTTCCACAGATTGTGGTAGTCGGCCACGATCTCGCTGGCGCTCATAGTGCGGGCGGGGATGTTGGTGACATAGCCCTTTAGCCCTTCTAGACGCCGCGCTCTGGCCAGGGCCTTTTCATCCAGGCCTCTTCCTGAGGAGCTGGTGGTGACAAACCTGGCTGAGCGCATGGCTTTTTCCCCGGCAACGATGGCTCTGGCCCGGTTTTCCTGGAGGGTAAGGGTCTTGCTGTCCCTGGCGGCGCGTTTACGCGAGTAGACCCAGATCGCCCGCCACGAGCCCGGGTGTGTCTGTGGGTGCCAGACCGGTTCGTCCTTGAGGTGCTGATTGCGTTCTTGTTTACCACCGTGGCGTGGGGTGATTGTGTCAATGGTCTGCCCGTCGGTGAAGCAGTCCCCGTGCCAGAAGAAGTGCGCTTGGAGGTCCAGGGGTGCCTTGGTCTGTCTGGCCCCGACAATGAAGCCGTAGCCGGCTTGGTCAAGCGCCTGCAAGTTAGCGCTGGAGAGCATCCCGGCATCAGCTACGACTACTAGGTGCTCCGCCCCGGCGCGTTGCTTGAAGGCCTCGATGGTAGGGATGAGGGTGTGGGTCTCGGCTTTGTTGCCTTCCCAGCAGGAGACCTCCAACGGGAAACCGTTACGGTCTGCTAGCAGGCCGACCAGGATCTGGGGATCCACGCGGCGTTCTTTGGAGTAGCCGACCTTGCGCAGCGCGTCTTCTTTCTCTGCTTCGAAGTACAAGGTAGTCACGTCGTACAACACCAAGGACACATCCCCACAGGCCAGGCAATGCTCCAAGGCCGCACGAGCCAGAGCAGAGCGGTAATCACGCTCCACGCAACGGGTCAGGGCACGAAAGTGGGTGCGTGAGTCAAAGGACTCCAGCCCCAAGCTGGTCAACATCGCTGCTATAGCGCTCTTGCTAGTGGGTTCGATCAGCCGGGCCAGGACAATCTGCTTGAAGGCCTCATCGTCCACCGCTTGGTCAAAGCCAAGATCCTGCCAAGCATCGCAAAGGACTTGCCACAACAAGCCGCTGCGGTGGGAAACCAGGTGCGCTGCGCCAATGGCCGTCTGCTGGTAGTCCCCATGCACACCCGGCCTGGAGCCTGCCGACCCCGACGGGAGGTCCAGGTCCAGCTGGAGCTGGCCGGGATGGAGCTTTTCTTGCGCGACCTGGACCAAGGCAGCAAGCTCGCCAGGGGTATGAGCAGAACCGATGTGCTCAACAACCTTGTTACGTCGGCCTTCCTTGACCGCGATCTGCACGGCCGTGGCCCCCGAGGCGGTACGCACTTGACGGATGAACGGGCTCACAAACCCCATCATAACCAGCCTCCTTAGTGACCCAACCCGCCCCCTGCAGCCGCACAAAATCAACGAAAACCCAACCAAAACCACCCAGCCCCACACCAAGTGTCAAAAGTCAGGCCTGAACCTGCTCACACCAGGCGTGGTCGCACTGGGCGAGCCAGGTCTTGAGGGCTTTCTTGGACCGGCCCGGGCCGCACACACTGCGCAGCTGGTGGAAGCAGCGCAGCGTTGATCGAGGCCATGCTCACCGTGCGGGCACCGATGAGTGACAGGAGGTGCGGCACCCGCGCGCAGGACCTCGAGCTGCGCCGCGCGAGCGAGATCGTGCGCAGGACCTCAGCTTTTCCGCAGCGGGCCTCGACCACCCCACCACAAGATGACCCGGCTCATCAACCAGCACCCCGATCAGCCCGGGCCCCAGGCCGATCTGCCGCGTCCCAGGCGCGACAGAGTGCGGGTTCAGCACCTCGCGCGGCTCACCGGGCTTCAAAGACGCGACCGGCCTGCGCCCAGACCCAGCGCGACGAGACCCTCGTGGAGGAGCCCACGCACGTCCACGCACAGAGCCACAGCAGTCTGCGCGGTGCGCAAGACGCACCACGCCACGCCCCGTGCCGACCGCGGGCCGCGCCCACCACCTGTCTGTGCGCGCGTAGCGACGGGCCCGTGCCACGACACGCTCACCA from Actinomyces respiraculi carries:
- a CDS encoding LacI family DNA-binding transcriptional regulator: MKEPGALRRRCYISLVPTRVTLSDVADAVGVSSQTVSRVLNNHPSVRPETRQKVLAAVQALGYEPNLAARLLASGSSGAVGILLTAGLSHGMASTFSAIARAVRERGDTFVLATADDGAPESVREALAHLRGHRVATTVVLAQRADVLAILSSQRHRGPVVVIISGQHEFSTLSTVSINQAMGARLATEHLLAQGRVRPLHVTGDLSWQDASERLASYQSVCAEAGVPGRWVGTDSWTGEAGARVARRLLESGLPDAIFAGNDDIALGMCHELLTAGVRIPDDVAVIGFDDIPLARWTTPSLSSITQDFDALGRASLNLSDELVGGGPPRSISLEPRLAVRASTAGA
- a CDS encoding ABC transporter substrate-binding protein codes for the protein MFTWVSSESDRAQWQAFVDAVRETDPSFNLDFSGPSYNDYYTKAKTRMTASDAPGILTTQAARTKELVGIMAPLDDLIKKHGVDTSVFNSAMIKGMTVDGKIYALPYDAEPCVMFYNRQSFTAAGLTEPTTGYTYEQFLSDMKALTADGKVGIAVKPNLMDNAPGAFAYANGATALDDKGKLSLTSSTFVSSIQKAFDLASVNGYAKAPSASDGDEVAQGAFTSGQAASIIDGPWMYATFAEQLGENLGVCVIPSDSGQAIGVIQGSGFGIGKNCPDKDAAFKNIMKLVSPDVIGKVARTRGTVPSIISQIDGWAEGKPAGNVDAIKFLLDRGTALVTPTNWNQIVTSFTQYCPEGYRGSRTAADILKDLQESAG
- a CDS encoding carbohydrate ABC transporter permease — protein: MGAATITESHRGHGGLGSRLRIFAYLAPGMTGFLIFIVIPLVASLTISLFSWPLLGTSEFVGIDNYRRMFSGEDPAFYTILRNTVVFALLYTAANLIISTGISYWLQHLPNRFSRILRIIFFIPVVTPMAGNALIWRLLLNDDGVVNSALSSIGAPSLPWLNNPKLAMGSMVIMSLWQGLGYNIVVLTAGLNGINPSVLEASELDGATGLRRFFQVVFPILSPTFFFCTVMTVIGAFKVFAQPFFLTKGGPGESTNTIVLALYRNGFSFDKLGYASALAWVLFVIVMLLTALQFSQQKRWVNYDS
- a CDS encoding carbohydrate ABC transporter permease produces the protein MTLEHRSNISKIISYSLLTLIAVAFLFPFAWMLASSLKPTSEVFSSGASFTGSRLAWDNYTEATRQTPLGRIILNSILVSTCGALLTMTVSLLSAYAFTRLRFRFRDHLFILFLGTLVLPQEVLVIPLYIGFQHLGLVNSYTALILPFAFGAFGAFLIRQFILSLPLEFEEAARIDGAGDLKILWHILIPLLKAPVLVVGVFSFIDYWSAFLWPLIVVNDADLATIPLGLQMFSGERGTDWGPMMAAVSMSVIPSFFIVAFLQSQLEKGVTLGAFGGR
- a CDS encoding alpha-L-fucosidase; its protein translation is MTRPTVSQHRDRLGTHQPTWLDDTPLGIFIHWGAYSVPSWAEPHGELGTEPDEKTWFTHNSYAEWYFNTIRIPGSPASRHHQETYGSLPYDLFLDMWHAERFDPDDWAVLFKKAGAGLVVPTTKHHDGITLWNAPGTYGRNTVHRGPRRDLVEAISRATRQAGMRFGVYYSGGVDWHYRPFPVILSQEDLERLARTVDPEYGRYIFTHCLDLFTRYRPDVFWNDIEWPDCAKNFGSYGLGTLLERYYELCPEGVVNDRFGGFHSDYETSEYQAMRASEASDRWENCRGIGLSFGYNRLEGDEQYLSGPAAAHHLVDVVSRGGRLLLNVGPRADGTIPGPQRACLEGLGAWMHAARPELSRPSPELMERTCSLPGARLVSHGDHAVLFALDDVEVPLDRLPQEFDWNSSRAGDEETRVSCDWNLLSVSPTRLGPGIVRAERHY
- a CDS encoding IS1634 family transposase translates to MSPFIRQVRTASGATAVQIAVKEGRRNKVVEHIGSAHTPGELAALVQVAQEKLHPGQLQLDLDLPSGSAGSRPGVHGDYQQTAIGAAHLVSHRSGLLWQVLCDAWQDLGFDQAVDDEAFKQIVLARLIEPTSKSAIAAMLTSLGLESFDSRTHFRALTRCVERDYRSALARAALEHCLACGDVSLVLYDVTTLYFEAEKEDALRKVGYSKERRVDPQILVGLLADRNGFPLEVSCWEGNKAETHTLIPTIEAFKQRAGAEHLVVVADAGMLSSANLQALDQAGYGFIVGARQTKAPLDLQAHFFWHGDCFTDGQTIDTITPRHGGKQERNQHLKDEPVWHPQTHPGSWRAIWVYSRKRAARDSKTLTLQENRARAIVAGEKAMRSARFVTTSSSGRGLDEKALARARRLEGLKGYVTNIPARTMSASEIVADYHNLWKVEQSFRMSKHDLRARPVFHHTRQAIEAHLTVVTAALAVARHLQAATGVSIKKIVQALRPVIDVTININGHELTATSQPQGQAANILASLTNKTGH
- a CDS encoding IS1634 family transposase translates to MSPFIRQVRTASGATAVQIAVKEGRRNKVVEHIGSAHTPGELAALVQVAQEKLHPGQLQLDLDLPSGSAGSRPGVHGDYQQTAIGAAHLVSHRSGLLWQVLCDAWQDLGFDQAVDDEAFKQIVLARLIEPTSKSAIAAMLTSLGLESFDSRTHFRALTRCVERDYRSALARAALEHCLACGDVSLVLYDVTTLYFEAEKEDALRKVGYSKERRVDPQILVGLLADRNGFPLEVSCWEGNKAETHTLIPTIEAFKQRAGAEHLVVVADAGMLSSANLQALDQAGYGFIVGARQTKAPLDLQAHFFWHGDCFTDGQTIDTITPRHGGKQERNQHLKDEPVWHPQTHPGSWRAIWVYSRKRAARDSKTLTLQENRARAIVAGEKAMRSARFVTTSSSGRGLDEKALARARRLEGLKGYVTNIPARTMSASEIVADYHNLWKVEQSFRMSKHDLRARPVFHHTRQAIEAHLTVVTAALAVARHLQAATGVSIKKIVQALRPVIDVTININGHELTATSQPQGQAANILASLTNKTGH